From the genome of Lotus japonicus ecotype B-129 chromosome 6, LjGifu_v1.2, one region includes:
- the LOC130722656 gene encoding probable indole-3-pyruvate monooxygenase YUCCA7 has translation MPPTVQSLEPEDLATRGCIGVNGAVIVGCGPSGLAIAALLKDQGVPFIILERTNCIGSLWQNCTYDRLKLHLPKQLCQLPNFPFPDHYPEYPNKTQFIEYLESYAKHFDINPQFNETVHSAYYDESVSLWRVKSIKESSEEVEYSCRWLVVASGENSEKVVPVFEGLEEFGGHVAHTGDYKSGKRYSGERVLVVGCGNSGMEVSLDLCNNNASPLMLVRSSVHVLPREVFGTSIYEFAAMLKKLLPLWMVDKILLTLTRLILGNVEKYGLKRPSIGPLELKNTTRISPVLDMGVVAKIKSGQIKVVPAGIRRFLPGKVELVDGKVLDIDSVILATGYRSNVPSWLKENDFFSHDGIPKDPFPNGWKGKNGIYAIGFTRKGIFASCLYAKNVCRDIAESWKEETKQNSTGDANDTPKGLTFTTDDALAAFKLVEDDGKKSN, from the exons ATGCCACCAACGGTTCAAAGCTTGGAACCAGAGGACCTTGCCACACGTGGCTGCATAGGGGTGAATGGAGCTGTCATAGTTGGTTGTGGTCCTTCAGGTCTTGCAATAGCTGCTCTACTCAAAGACCAAGGTGTTCCTTTCATCATCCTTGAAAGAACCAATTGCATTGGCTCTCTCTGGCAAAACTGCACCTATGATCGTTTAAAACTTCACCTTCCCAAACAGCTCTGTCAGTTACCCAATTTCCCATTCCCAGATCACTACCCTGAGTACCCAAATAAAACTCAGTTCATAGAGTACCTTGAATCCTATGCTAAACACTTTGACATAAATCCACAGTTCAATGAAACTGTGCACTCTGCTTACTATGATGAAAGTGTTTCCCTATGGAGGGTCAAGTCCATTAAGGAAAGCAGTGAAGAAGTTGAGTACAGTTGCAGGTGGCTTGTGGTTGCATCCGGTGAAAATTCAGAGAAAGTGGTGCCGGTGTTTGAAGGCTTGGAAGAATTTGGCGGCCATGTTGCGCATACCGGTGACTACAAATCTGGGAAGAGGTATAGTGGTGAGCGAGTGCTGGTTGTTGGGTGTGGAAATTCAGGCATGGAAGTGTCTCTTGATCTTTGTAACAACAACGCAAGCCCGTTAATGTTGGTCAGAAGCTCT GTTCATGTCTTACCAAGAGAAGTTTTCGGAACATCAATTTATGAATTTGCAGCTATGTTGAAAAAACTACTACCTCTTTGGATGGTGGATAAGATACTTCTGACTCTGACCCGATTGATTCTGGGAAATGTTGAAAAGTATGGTCTGAAAAGGCCATCCATTGGTCCTTTAGAACTGAAGAACACTACACGGATCTCCCCTGTGTTAGACATGGGAGTAGTTGCAAAAATTAAATCTGGTCAAATCAAAGTGGTTCCAGCTGGAATAAGAAGATTCTTGCCAGGGAAAGTGGAACTTGTTGATGGCAAAGTTCTTGACATTGATTCTGTTATTCTTGCTACAGGGTATCGCAGCAATGTGCCATCATGGCTTAAG GAAAATGACTTCTTCTCCCATGATGGGATTCCAAAAGATCCATTCCCAAATGGATGGAAAGGAAAAAATGGTATTTATGCTATTGGGTTCACAAGGAAAGGAATTTTTGCCTCATGTTTATATGCAAAGAATGTGTGTCGTGACATTGCCGAGAGCTGGAAAGAGGAAACTAAACAGAACAGCACAGGAGATGCAAATGACACTCCTAAGGGACTCACTTTCACAACTGATGACGCTTTGGCTGCGTTTAAATTGGTGGAAGATGATGGCAAGAAATCGAATTGA